One part of the Oceanococcus sp. HetDA_MAG_MS8 genome encodes these proteins:
- a CDS encoding IS3 family transposase gives MQHCQGQAPVTVLCRLHGVSRAGYYAWRRRPASNRAVGDRSLVEKIRQVHQDSRETYGSPRVHAALSRAGEAVGRRRIERVMREQGIRGCSTKLYRRLPGLHKFYTRLENRLSGLDITGPDQVWVGDVTYLKVAGEWRYLATVMDRYSRRLLGWSIGREKSSALTAQALKNAFRQRKPTGLIFHSDRGTEFISGDFSRLLARTGVTQSVNRPRRMNDNAHMEAWNKSMKSDLYHRRTFRTDQELHQELKSYIAFYNSTRLHSALGYRPPIEFETQCA, from the coding sequence ATCCAACATTGCCAAGGACAAGCGCCAGTGACGGTGTTGTGCCGGCTGCATGGAGTGAGTCGCGCGGGCTACTACGCCTGGCGCCGACGCCCAGCAAGTAACCGTGCAGTCGGCGATCGAAGCCTCGTCGAAAAGATTCGACAGGTCCACCAAGACAGTCGAGAGACCTATGGAAGCCCACGTGTGCACGCGGCGCTGTCTCGTGCTGGTGAGGCTGTTGGTAGGCGGCGGATAGAACGCGTGATGCGTGAGCAGGGTATTCGCGGTTGTTCAACAAAGCTGTACCGGCGCTTACCGGGATTGCATAAGTTCTACACCCGGCTGGAGAACCGGCTTTCTGGATTGGATATCACTGGGCCTGACCAGGTCTGGGTGGGGGATGTGACCTACCTGAAGGTCGCTGGTGAGTGGCGGTATCTAGCCACCGTTATGGACCGATATTCCCGCCGCCTCCTGGGCTGGTCTATCGGTCGGGAGAAATCGAGCGCGCTCACGGCTCAAGCCCTGAAGAACGCATTCCGGCAACGTAAGCCGACCGGGTTGATCTTCCACAGCGACCGGGGCACAGAGTTCATTTCCGGGGATTTCAGCCGTCTACTCGCCAGGACGGGAGTGACGCAGTCGGTGAACCGCCCTCGCAGAATGAATGACAACGCCCATATGGAGGCATGGAACAAGTCGATGAAATCGGATCTATACCACCGCCGCACTTTCAGGACTGATCAGGAACTGCATCAAGAACTCAAAAGCTACATCGCTTTTTACAACAGCACGCGCTTACACTCGGCTTTAGGTTACCGACCACCCATCGAGTTCGAAACACAATGCGCCTAA
- a CDS encoding transposase, with amino-acid sequence MPKPGPRTTYRYSEEFKATAVRLSELQGVAIKDVAASLAIHPFMLSRWRKQVREGLIVTKGVEVEKDVSAELKELRQLKKDYARLQLEHRLLKKPSRSVPNKKRGLRFHPTLPRTSASDGVVPAAWSESRGLLRLAPTPSK; translated from the coding sequence ATGCCCAAACCTGGCCCAAGAACGACCTACCGTTACTCTGAGGAATTCAAGGCAACAGCCGTTCGCCTCAGTGAGCTTCAAGGCGTCGCCATCAAAGATGTCGCGGCTTCGCTTGCCATCCACCCCTTCATGCTGTCACGTTGGCGAAAGCAGGTCAGAGAGGGGTTGATTGTGACTAAAGGTGTTGAGGTCGAGAAGGATGTTTCGGCTGAGTTAAAAGAGCTGCGTCAGTTGAAGAAGGACTATGCCCGTCTTCAGTTGGAGCATCGCCTTTTAAAAAAGCCATCGCGTTCAGTTCCGAACAAAAAGCGAGGTCTTCGCTTTCATCCAACATTGCCAAGGACAAGCGCCAGTGACGGTGTTGTGCCGGCTGCATGGAGTGAGTCGCGCGGGCTACTACGCCTGGCGCCGACGCCCAGCAAGTAA